In a single window of the Mauremys reevesii isolate NIE-2019 linkage group 3, ASM1616193v1, whole genome shotgun sequence genome:
- the LOC120400197 gene encoding N-acylneuraminate-9-phosphatase isoform X2, with amino-acid sequence MGLQGVKAVFFDLDNTLVDTAAAGRRAIEEVINTLQSKHQCDEGEAHMICNKVQEKLLKECHDPAKVCITDLRISHWEEAIQETKGGEANRNLAAECYFLWKTTRLQHLTLTEETRSMLTELRKMVRLLLLTNGDKLTQREKIEACACQPYFDAIVVGGEQKEEKPAPSIFHHCCDLLGVQPWDCVMVGDSLDTDIQGGLNAGLKATVWINKTMTMPVNTYPVPHYIISSVLDLPALLQNMDHKMNANLETDKMVSINDVHDSANIESKKC; translated from the exons ATGGGGCTGCAGGGGGTCAAGGCCGTGTTCTTCGACCTGGACAACACGCTCGTCGACACGGCGGCCGCGGGCCGGCGGGCCATAGAGGAG GTAATAAATACTTTGCAATCAAAACATCAGTGTGATGAAGGAGAAGCTCACATGATTTGTAATAAGGTCCAAGAAAAACTCCTCAAAGAGTGTCATGATCCAGCTAAGGTGTGCATTACTGATTTAAGGATCTCACATTGGGAAGAAGCAATACAAGAAACAAAGGGTGGTGAGGCTAATCGAAATCTGGCAGCAGAATGTTATTTCCTTTGGAAAACTACACGCCTCCAGCATCTAACCTTAACAGAGGAGACAAGAAGCATGCTTACTGAACTTCGAAAAATGGTCCGCTTGCTTTTATTAACTAACGGAGACAAACTCACTCAGAGGGAGAAGATTGAAGCGTGTGCCTGTCAACCATACTTTGATGCCATTGTTGTGGGAGGAGAACAGAAAGAAGAGAAACCAGCACCATCTATATTTCATCATTGTTGTGATCTACTTGGGGTACAGCCTTGGGACTGTGTGATGGTTGGTGACTCACTAGACACAGATATTCAAGGAGGCCTGAATGCAGGTTTGAAAGCAACTGTCTGGATAAATAAAACAATGACAATGCCAGTAAACACTTATCCAGTACCTCATTATATAATTTCTTCTGTTCTTGATCTTCCAGCACTCTTACAGAATATGGACCACAAAATGAATGCTAACTTAGAAACTGACAAGATGGTTAGTATTAATGACGTACATGACAGTGCCAATATAGAATCTAAGAAATGCTAA
- the LOC120400197 gene encoding N-acylneuraminate-9-phosphatase isoform X1, with amino-acid sequence MAHHTISIPRCGPWAKKFAHLCLMWSYYVYATLRGEVIYSLSFSLPPTLWCWREAKAQCLLRAPADAVESCLWVINTLQSKHQCDEGEAHMICNKVQEKLLKECHDPAKVCITDLRISHWEEAIQETKGGEANRNLAAECYFLWKTTRLQHLTLTEETRSMLTELRKMVRLLLLTNGDKLTQREKIEACACQPYFDAIVVGGEQKEEKPAPSIFHHCCDLLGVQPWDCVMVGDSLDTDIQGGLNAGLKATVWINKTMTMPVNTYPVPHYIISSVLDLPALLQNMDHKMNANLETDKMVSINDVHDSANIESKKC; translated from the exons atggcccaccatacaatttccatacccagatgtggcccttgggccaaaaagtttgcccacctctgccttatGTGGTCATATTATGTGTATGCTACACTCAGGGGTGAAGTAatttactctctctctttttccctcccacctaccctctGGTGTTGGAGGGAAGCCAAAGCACAGTGCCTTCTGAGGGCTCCTGCTGATGCAGTGGAGTCATGCTTATGG GTAATAAATACTTTGCAATCAAAACATCAGTGTGATGAAGGAGAAGCTCACATGATTTGTAATAAGGTCCAAGAAAAACTCCTCAAAGAGTGTCATGATCCAGCTAAGGTGTGCATTACTGATTTAAGGATCTCACATTGGGAAGAAGCAATACAAGAAACAAAGGGTGGTGAGGCTAATCGAAATCTGGCAGCAGAATGTTATTTCCTTTGGAAAACTACACGCCTCCAGCATCTAACCTTAACAGAGGAGACAAGAAGCATGCTTACTGAACTTCGAAAAATGGTCCGCTTGCTTTTATTAACTAACGGAGACAAACTCACTCAGAGGGAGAAGATTGAAGCGTGTGCCTGTCAACCATACTTTGATGCCATTGTTGTGGGAGGAGAACAGAAAGAAGAGAAACCAGCACCATCTATATTTCATCATTGTTGTGATCTACTTGGGGTACAGCCTTGGGACTGTGTGATGGTTGGTGACTCACTAGACACAGATATTCAAGGAGGCCTGAATGCAGGTTTGAAAGCAACTGTCTGGATAAATAAAACAATGACAATGCCAGTAAACACTTATCCAGTACCTCATTATATAATTTCTTCTGTTCTTGATCTTCCAGCACTCTTACAGAATATGGACCACAAAATGAATGCTAACTTAGAAACTGACAAGATGGTTAGTATTAATGACGTACATGACAGTGCCAATATAGAATCTAAGAAATGCTAA